Proteins encoded together in one Methanobacterium sp. Maddingley MBC34 window:
- a CDS encoding thiamine biosynthesis protein ThiC (PFAM: ThiC family), producing the protein MDDARKGIITDEMKSVAENENVDAEFIRKSVANGTIAIPSNKGRKVKAVGIGAGLRTKVNATIGTSTDICDFDMEEEKAKIAIANNADTLMELSVGGDLDEIRRRILKVSDIPVGSVPVYQAAFET; encoded by the coding sequence ATGGACGATGCAAGAAAAGGGATAATAACTGACGAAATGAAATCCGTCGCAGAAAATGAAAATGTTGACGCTGAATTCATCCGAAAATCTGTAGCTAATGGTACCATTGCCATTCCAAGTAACAAAGGAAGAAAAGTGAAAGCTGTTGGTATTGGAGCCGGACTCCGAACTAAAGTCAATGCTACAATTGGAACTTCCACTGACATCTGTGACTTTGACATGGAAGAAGAAAAAGCCAAAATTGCCATTGCTAATAACGCTGATACTTTAATGGAACTTTCTGTGGGTGGAGACCTGGATGAGATCAGGAGAAGAATACTGAAAGTGTCTGACATACCTGTGGGAAGTGTGCCTGTATACCAGGCAGCATTTGAAACCAT
- a CDS encoding sugar kinase, ribokinase (PFAM: pfkB family carbohydrate kinase): MREKRDLLAIGHTALDYIIQVNEFPLPNSATTINNMRTFHGGAAANVAVVASSLGLESSLVSAVGGDFSGSEYQNHLENLKIDIEDMIIVDEDKTPTAFVLTDENDDQIFYFYWGAATRFKEAQVPIDAIRKVQAVHLATGDPTFNGKCGEFAREEGKIISFDPGQDLHMYSSQDLLNVLGICDILFGNHHEIRRILKSIDMSINQLRDYGPSIVVETRGKNGSVIYSDEKIQIDAVERDPTDPTGAGDSYRAGFLKPYLEGESLEYCGKLASAVSSFIVEAEGCQTNVPTLEMAKERMENSLK; encoded by the coding sequence TTGAGGGAAAAAAGAGATTTACTGGCCATTGGGCATACTGCACTTGATTACATAATTCAGGTTAACGAATTCCCCTTACCGAACTCTGCCACTACCATTAATAATATGCGCACTTTTCATGGGGGTGCTGCGGCCAATGTTGCCGTGGTTGCATCTTCACTGGGTCTCGAATCTTCCCTGGTGTCCGCAGTGGGAGGAGACTTTTCAGGATCTGAATATCAAAACCATTTAGAAAATCTTAAAATTGACATTGAAGACATGATAATTGTTGATGAAGATAAAACACCCACTGCATTCGTGCTAACCGATGAAAATGATGATCAGATTTTTTACTTTTACTGGGGAGCTGCCACCAGGTTTAAAGAAGCACAGGTCCCCATTGATGCCATTAGGAAGGTTCAGGCGGTGCACTTGGCAACAGGAGATCCCACCTTCAATGGTAAATGTGGTGAATTCGCTCGTGAAGAGGGTAAAATCATATCCTTCGATCCAGGGCAGGACCTGCACATGTACTCCTCCCAGGATCTTTTAAATGTTCTGGGAATATGTGATATTCTCTTTGGAAACCATCATGAAATCAGGCGCATCCTAAAAAGCATCGATATGAGCATTAACCAGTTGAGAGATTACGGACCTTCCATTGTGGTGGAAACCAGAGGCAAAAATGGCAGTGTTATCTATTCTGATGAGAAGATTCAGATAGATGCTGTGGAACGTGACCCCACTGATCCCACTGGTGCAGGGGATTCTTACCGGGCAGGATTCCTGAAACCATACCTGGAAGGTGAATCCCTGGAATACTGTGGTAAACTGGCTTCAGCTGTGTCTTCATTCATTGTGGAAGCAGAAGGATGTCAGACTAATGTTCCAACCCTTGAAATGGCTAAAGAAAGAATGGAAAATTCTTTAAAATGA
- a CDS encoding transcriptional regulator (PFAM: Bacterial regulatory helix-turn-helix protein, lysR family) has translation MEFHPSLNLCIKGETFSYRLFEALTEITNTWSQREAAKRLGISHAVLNRRIRDAEGKLGFKLVETTGAGSGLSPQGILILEKYRRYLRRLEESDVPVIGGGPIATGLMDVLARQYGMEATIYTTDDLNALKMVEMGLVDILVLDDPVHAFMHDLDFIPIARDDLVLVSGSDEYLENVDQLHGRKFVEVIHSAQRLAWNTLDQLRVDYEIVDLCSFPQNALKMVKTREDLLTFQNRSFMTPIIDSFTVSDIMADDTSHILSMVIPHKKEELEDFSNFIQGKGQEIISEWGFGRIG, from the coding sequence ATGGAGTTTCATCCCAGTTTAAACCTATGCATAAAGGGTGAAACATTCAGTTACCGGCTTTTCGAGGCTTTAACTGAGATCACCAACACCTGGTCCCAGCGAGAAGCTGCTAAAAGATTGGGAATATCACATGCAGTTTTAAATCGGCGAATTCGTGACGCTGAAGGAAAGTTGGGTTTTAAATTAGTGGAAACAACCGGAGCAGGTTCCGGTCTCAGCCCCCAGGGGATATTGATCCTGGAAAAATATCGGCGATATCTAAGACGATTAGAGGAATCAGATGTGCCAGTTATAGGTGGGGGTCCTATTGCCACTGGTTTGATGGATGTTTTAGCACGCCAATACGGCATGGAAGCGACGATTTACACTACCGATGATTTAAACGCTCTTAAAATGGTTGAGATGGGTCTGGTGGATATTCTGGTTTTAGACGACCCCGTGCATGCTTTTATGCATGATCTTGACTTCATACCCATAGCCAGAGATGATCTGGTGTTGGTATCTGGATCTGATGAATACTTGGAGAATGTTGACCAGCTCCATGGTAGAAAATTTGTGGAAGTCATTCATTCTGCCCAGCGACTGGCCTGGAACACCCTGGATCAGTTACGTGTTGATTATGAAATCGTTGATCTATGTAGTTTTCCCCAAAATGCCCTTAAAATGGTTAAAACTCGAGAAGATCTTTTAACTTTTCAAAACAGGAGTTTTATGACCCCCATTATTGATTCTTTTACTGTGTCTGATATTATGGCTGATGATACCAGTCATATACTCAGCATGGTCATCCCTCATAAAAAAGAGGAACTTGAAGATTTTTCCAATTTCATCCAGGGAAAGGGTCAAGAAATAATCAGTGAGTGGGGTTTTGGGAGAATTGGATAA
- a CDS encoding 6-phospho 3-hexuloisomerase (PFAM: SIS domain~TIGRFAM: 6-phospho 3-hexuloisomerase), which yields MILNDAIEEIVDNVHSVSAELDPENIEDMTRLLKTSKNVFVMGLGRSGLVARAFAMRLMHLGISVYVVGETTTPALTSEDCLLSISGSGETFSIISAANIAHKRGTKIIAVTSYVDSTLGEMADLVVHIKGRTKIDSEKNYITRQMNGKHQSLSPMGTLFEVTSLIFLDSLIAQLMVEMGKTEEDMKARHTVIE from the coding sequence ATGATTCTCAACGATGCTATAGAAGAAATAGTGGATAATGTGCACTCTGTTTCTGCAGAACTTGACCCTGAAAACATTGAAGACATGACTCGTCTCTTAAAAACATCCAAAAACGTTTTTGTAATGGGGCTGGGGCGTTCGGGCCTGGTGGCCCGGGCATTTGCCATGCGACTCATGCACCTTGGAATTAGTGTTTACGTGGTGGGAGAAACCACAACTCCTGCTTTAACCAGTGAAGACTGCCTTTTATCGATTTCAGGTTCAGGTGAAACCTTCAGCATTATCAGTGCCGCGAATATTGCCCATAAAAGGGGAACCAAGATCATCGCTGTAACCTCATATGTGGATTCCACCCTGGGTGAGATGGCTGATCTGGTGGTGCATATAAAAGGACGTACTAAGATTGATTCAGAAAAAAACTACATAACCCGGCAGATGAATGGAAAACACCAGTCTTTATCACCCATGGGAACTCTTTTCGAGGTAACCAGCCTGATATTTCTGGACAGCCTTATTGCCCAGTTAATGGTTGAAATGGGAAAAACAGAAGAGGATATGAAGGCCAGGCACACGGTTATTGAATAA
- a CDS encoding formate dehydrogenase family accessory protein FdhD (PFAM: FdhD/NarQ family~TIGRFAM: formate dehydrogenase family accessory protein FdhD), which yields MNKMFQKTNIIKVKEEARHTEDLVAIDAKMELVVNGTLLGKFYLSPENLEDFTIGYLLDERYIHSMDDLKEITVESDTIQVRLNEEEHLKTDDLSCYDGWVHQDQTIPHVSSDLKVGKDKIIESYQLLIEKAEVWSKTGGTHVAALVSEGHFIVREDVSRHVAVDKVIGAGLKKGIDFSKSFIVCSGRIPPDRVVKLANVGISIMVTKAAPTVEGLRIGEKAGITLIGFLRDGRFNIYTHPHRIIL from the coding sequence ATGAACAAAATGTTCCAGAAAACCAATATAATTAAGGTAAAAGAGGAAGCCCGGCATACTGAAGACCTGGTAGCCATTGATGCTAAGATGGAACTAGTGGTTAACGGGACCCTGCTGGGTAAATTTTACTTAAGTCCAGAGAACCTGGAAGACTTCACCATAGGTTATCTGCTGGATGAAAGGTACATCCATTCCATGGACGATCTTAAAGAAATCACCGTGGAATCCGATACAATCCAAGTTCGTTTAAATGAAGAGGAACATTTGAAAACTGACGATCTTTCCTGTTACGATGGATGGGTGCATCAAGACCAGACCATACCCCATGTTAGCTCTGATTTGAAGGTTGGAAAGGATAAAATTATTGAGTCATACCAGTTACTAATCGAAAAAGCAGAAGTCTGGTCCAAAACAGGGGGCACACATGTGGCAGCACTTGTAAGTGAGGGTCATTTCATTGTCCGGGAGGATGTCAGCCGCCATGTGGCCGTGGATAAAGTCATCGGCGCCGGTTTAAAAAAGGGAATTGATTTTTCAAAAAGTTTCATTGTCTGCAGTGGTAGGATACCCCCAGATAGGGTGGTTAAGCTGGCCAATGTGGGTATATCTATTATGGTTACCAAAGCTGCCCCCACAGTGGAAGGTTTGCGAATAGGTGAAAAAGCAGGCATTACCCTTATCGGTTTTTTAAGAGATGGTAGATTCAATATTTACACCCACCCCCATCGTATAATTCTCTAA
- a CDS encoding molybdenum-binding protein (PFAM: TOBE domain; Bacterial regulatory helix-turn-helix protein, lysR family~TIGRFAM: molybdenum-pterin binding domain; ModE molybdate transport repressor domain) — MTKSKDEPEYRLEIGEKLILLDKKKFNLLKFIDECGSITRASQKSDIPYRSALKYIENLEHDLNDLLVLTKRGGKGGGGGSELTTTGKLLLREYRKVESVIKMHTDVNEIESEIAEIDEEKKIINIYFGDKRVILPLRGDFEVGEKILVLISPEDIFLTLEPQKSSVRNVFKGTITRMELKNQVVRLNIDLDNVNLFADITQYARDELKLDLGKEVFVGFKAAAIAVVKL; from the coding sequence ATGACCAAATCTAAAGATGAACCAGAGTATAGGTTAGAAATTGGTGAAAAACTCATATTACTGGATAAGAAAAAGTTTAATCTTTTAAAATTCATTGATGAGTGCGGATCCATTACCAGGGCTTCCCAGAAATCAGACATACCCTATAGAAGTGCCCTTAAATACATTGAAAACCTTGAACATGACTTGAATGATCTACTAGTTTTAACTAAACGGGGAGGTAAAGGCGGAGGAGGAGGAAGTGAACTAACCACTACAGGAAAACTCCTTTTAAGAGAATACAGGAAAGTGGAAAGCGTAATAAAAATGCACACTGATGTAAATGAAATAGAATCTGAAATTGCTGAAATAGATGAAGAAAAAAAAATTATTAACATCTATTTTGGCGATAAAAGAGTTATTTTACCCCTTAGAGGCGATTTTGAAGTAGGGGAAAAAATTTTAGTTTTAATTAGCCCTGAAGATATTTTCCTGACACTTGAACCACAAAAATCCAGTGTAAGAAACGTTTTCAAAGGAACTATAACCAGAATGGAACTAAAAAACCAGGTTGTGCGATTAAATATAGATCTGGACAACGTAAATCTATTTGCCGATATCACCCAGTATGCAAGGGATGAATTAAAATTAGATCTTGGAAAAGAAGTTTTTGTAGGATTTAAAGCTGCTGCAATTGCTGTAGTTAAATTATAG
- a CDS encoding molybdenum cofactor biosynthesis protein A, archaeal (PFAM: Molybdenum Cofactor Synthesis C; Radical SAM superfamily~TIGRFAM: molybdenum cofactor biosynthesis protein A, bacterial; probable molybdenum cofactor biosynthesis protein A, archaeal): protein MTVTDTYQRPIISLRISITNRCNVNCFYCHHDGILPQKYEMTPDEIHRIAQVARNIGVQKIRLSGGEPLIRDDIVEIVSKISSIGFKDVSITTNGTFLDKYADSLVEAGLNRVNVSLDTLNPETYRFITKKDYLQRAKQGIISAAESGLYPVKVNMVVMKGLNHEEIWDMFNFCQENEAVLQLIELLKTDNCPDNGFIDDYHYKMDDLEEQLANMADKVKTRRFMQDRKKYFVNGGEIEVVKPMDNTQFCKNCTRIRITPEGKLKPCLLRNDNLVDFIEPMRQGKSNEELKKLFLKAIENREPFYDKCS, encoded by the coding sequence ATGACAGTAACTGATACTTACCAGCGCCCCATAATATCCCTAAGGATATCAATAACAAATCGCTGCAATGTAAACTGTTTTTACTGCCACCACGACGGCATATTACCTCAAAAATACGAAATGACACCTGATGAGATACATCGTATCGCCCAGGTTGCCCGCAACATTGGGGTGCAGAAAATCAGACTTTCAGGTGGAGAACCACTGATCCGTGACGATATTGTGGAAATTGTGTCCAAAATATCATCAATAGGATTTAAAGATGTCTCCATAACCACCAACGGAACTTTTTTAGATAAATACGCAGATAGTTTGGTGGAAGCTGGGCTCAACCGGGTTAATGTGAGCCTTGATACGCTCAACCCTGAAACCTATCGATTCATTACCAAAAAGGACTACCTCCAAAGGGCAAAACAGGGCATAATCAGTGCTGCTGAATCTGGTCTTTACCCAGTTAAAGTGAACATGGTGGTAATGAAAGGACTGAACCATGAGGAAATCTGGGACATGTTCAACTTCTGTCAGGAAAATGAAGCAGTACTACAACTTATTGAACTTTTAAAAACTGACAATTGTCCGGATAACGGTTTTATTGATGATTACCATTATAAAATGGATGACTTAGAGGAACAATTGGCAAATATGGCAGATAAGGTCAAAACAAGGCGTTTCATGCAGGACCGGAAGAAATACTTCGTGAATGGAGGGGAGATCGAGGTGGTTAAACCCATGGACAACACCCAGTTCTGCAAAAACTGCACCAGGATACGCATAACCCCCGAAGGTAAGTTAAAACCATGCTTACTGAGGAATGATAATTTGGTTGATTTTATAGAGCCAATGAGGCAGGGAAAATCCAATGAAGAACTCAAAAAGTTATTCTTAAAGGCCATAGAAAATAGAGAACCATTTTATGATAAATGCTCATGA
- a CDS encoding molybdopterin-guanine dinucleotide biosynthesis protein MobB (PFAM: Molybdopterin guanine dinucleotide synthesis protein B; Putative Fe-S cluster~TIGRFAM: molybdopterin-guanine dinucleotide biosynthesis protein MobB) — translation MKIVSVAGTKNTGKTTLVTLLVSELVKRGLKVGTVKHTHVKLDVEGKDTWKHREAGAEIVVGAGGEETFFIVNEDMDLETIINSVEQLYKLDFLVLEGYKPANYAKISTSTLDDPFSLAQVDVRELDEESIGKLADLVEERSFGKLPNMNCGDCGYENCHEMALAMVKGEAKEDLCVMKQMSDVILKVNGNRIPMNPFVNKFIENTFLGMISALKIKEHGEPQKIELLIQHDINQ, via the coding sequence ATGAAGATAGTATCAGTGGCAGGAACTAAAAACACCGGTAAAACCACTTTGGTCACCCTGCTGGTGAGTGAGCTAGTTAAGAGAGGGTTAAAAGTAGGCACTGTGAAACATACTCATGTTAAATTAGATGTTGAAGGAAAGGACACTTGGAAACACCGGGAAGCTGGAGCGGAAATAGTGGTGGGTGCTGGAGGAGAAGAAACCTTCTTCATCGTGAATGAAGACATGGATCTTGAAACAATAATAAACAGTGTAGAACAGCTATATAAACTAGATTTCCTAGTATTAGAAGGATATAAACCTGCTAATTATGCTAAAATTTCTACTTCTACATTAGATGATCCTTTCAGTCTGGCCCAGGTTGATGTGCGTGAACTGGATGAGGAATCCATTGGAAAACTAGCAGATCTGGTTGAAGAGAGGAGTTTTGGTAAACTGCCAAACATGAACTGTGGTGACTGTGGCTATGAAAACTGCCATGAAATGGCACTGGCCATGGTAAAAGGAGAAGCTAAAGAAGATCTATGTGTCATGAAACAGATGTCAGATGTCATTCTTAAAGTTAATGGGAACCGCATCCCCATGAATCCATTTGTTAATAAATTCATTGAAAACACATTCCTGGGTATGATCAGCGCCCTTAAAATCAAAGAACATGGCGAACCCCAAAAAATCGAACTCCTGATACAACACGACATCAACCAATAG
- a CDS encoding NADH:ubiquinone oxidoreductase chain I-like protein (PFAM: 4Fe-4S binding domain), whose translation METTEVIEGKDISVERTGEEDRKLLFKNESCAACGLCEKICPTNAIEVQPTGAVVRTEQSVSNIDIDENKCVLCGMCSSICPFDALDLEIAGQSIKTMDAYPHLIKSAEIDDDTCIYCKACETACPAEAITIDRKLPDRAKLVSGEIEIDKETCVDCGICEEMCPADAITLEHKLPTSDDPTVSSDITVDKDKCVYCMVCKKACPVDAIKAVCRICSYGEYDIKSEDSEIEGDSVIDDDLCVNCGWCQDVCPVDAATVTKPFEGKLEHDDETCQGCETCVMVCPCNALSFPQPAESGDKEAKLYMDEKYCIYCGACERSCPVDAINVTRTSINSTPIKSKSWQKAFESVKN comes from the coding sequence ATGGAAACAACAGAAGTTATTGAGGGTAAAGACATTTCTGTGGAGAGGACAGGCGAAGAAGACCGGAAATTACTATTTAAGAACGAAAGCTGTGCTGCCTGTGGTCTCTGTGAGAAAATTTGTCCAACAAACGCTATAGAGGTTCAACCAACTGGTGCTGTGGTTCGAACAGAACAGAGTGTAAGTAACATAGACATCGACGAGAATAAATGTGTTCTCTGTGGAATGTGCAGTAGTATCTGTCCTTTTGATGCATTGGATCTGGAAATAGCTGGACAATCCATAAAAACAATGGATGCTTACCCCCACCTTATAAAATCTGCAGAAATTGATGATGATACATGTATATACTGTAAAGCATGTGAAACTGCTTGCCCTGCAGAAGCAATCACTATAGATCGGAAACTGCCAGACAGAGCAAAATTGGTCAGTGGTGAAATTGAAATCGACAAAGAAACCTGTGTAGATTGTGGAATATGTGAAGAAATGTGTCCTGCCGATGCAATTACATTAGAACACAAACTACCAACTTCTGATGACCCTACAGTCTCTTCAGACATAACTGTTGACAAAGATAAATGTGTTTACTGTATGGTGTGTAAAAAAGCATGCCCCGTGGACGCAATTAAAGCAGTGTGCAGAATATGTTCCTACGGAGAATACGATATAAAATCGGAAGACTCTGAAATTGAGGGAGATTCTGTCATTGATGATGATCTGTGTGTGAACTGTGGATGGTGCCAGGATGTTTGTCCAGTAGATGCTGCAACAGTAACCAAACCATTCGAGGGCAAACTCGAACATGACGATGAAACCTGCCAGGGATGTGAAACCTGTGTTATGGTATGCCCATGTAATGCATTATCATTCCCACAACCTGCAGAATCGGGTGATAAAGAGGCTAAACTCTATATGGATGAAAAATACTGCATATATTGTGGGGCATGCGAAAGATCCTGTCCTGTGGATGCAATAAATGTCACCAGAACCAGTATCAACTCCACCCCAATAAAATCAAAATCATGGCAAAAAGCTTTTGAATCGGTAAAAAACTGA
- a CDS encoding NADH:ubiquinone oxidoreductase chain I-like protein (PFAM: 4Fe-4S binding domain), translating to MAIGLVVYRELCHGCGNCVVSCPVNALNSPEVAGGKGPTDDVDLIMIVEDGRVNLKNVNLCGKCGTCVESCPVNAIKLEKVEEAK from the coding sequence ATGGCAATTGGGCTAGTAGTATATCGAGAGCTTTGTCATGGATGTGGAAACTGTGTTGTGTCCTGTCCAGTCAATGCACTAAACAGTCCTGAGGTCGCTGGAGGAAAGGGGCCTACAGATGATGTTGATCTGATAATGATCGTGGAGGATGGTCGAGTAAACCTCAAAAACGTAAACTTATGTGGAAAATGTGGTACTTGTGTTGAGAGCTGTCCGGTAAACGCCATAAAACTTGAAAAAGTGGAGGAAGCCAAATGA
- a CDS encoding formylmethanofuran dehydrogenase subunit D (PFAM: Molydopterin dinucleotide binding domain) yields MRVILNTGRTVWQGQAIESGKDLQMFINAAAICHINQDMMDELGIKDGDNVQIVSEYGDVIVKAVNTNEELPDGMVYVPMGPWANRVIRPNTDSTATPSFKNVPVDLNPTEEPVLDMPTLMKGYGKISNY; encoded by the coding sequence ATGAGGGTTATATTAAACACCGGCAGAACAGTATGGCAGGGTCAGGCAATAGAATCAGGTAAAGATCTTCAAATGTTCATAAATGCAGCAGCCATATGTCACATTAACCAGGACATGATGGATGAATTAGGGATAAAAGATGGAGACAATGTGCAAATTGTTTCTGAATATGGTGACGTTATTGTTAAAGCTGTGAATACAAATGAAGAACTTCCAGATGGAATGGTTTACGTCCCAATGGGACCATGGGCAAATAGAGTTATAAGGCCTAACACAGATTCCACTGCGACACCCAGTTTTAAAAATGTCCCGGTGGACCTTAATCCTACAGAAGAGCCTGTTCTTGACATGCCTACTCTCATGAAAGGTTACGGAAAGATTTCAAATTACTAA